In the Apis mellifera strain DH4 linkage group LG13, Amel_HAv3.1, whole genome shotgun sequence genome, CAGGCGATAGTCTATacgaattgataaaaacatGGCCACACTGGTcctcgatttaaatattaaatttcatcccaaagtattgttatataatttattctatataatacatatatatattttttaatggaaagtttaaaaatgaagataattaaattattttaattttattataaaaagatcaatgaagtattcttttaaataatttatacatagagAGTCACTATGCCATTCACTGAATTATCGTAAGTATCTTCCTCTGTTCTTACGCAAATATCTACGTGAGAAAAATCGGGTGAATTCGTTTTAACATCGTTGTAATGGCTTCTGTCTCTAGCCTAagaaataaagtattatattgattatatttcaaaaaaaaaaaagagaaaaagacatTTAAGTTTTAACTCAATGATACCTGAAGTGGAATCTGTCGCagaaattttgcatttaattcTGGAATACACAATTTTGTGCCATATGGTATCCCTGAATCGAGATCCATTGAAACGGTTACGAATTCTGTACGCCCATCAAGAAAATcctatgatttaatattaatattttctttagtaatgtataattataacaataaaatatcttatttaatataatatatatatatatatatatatatatatatatatttttcttattaacaaaattaaatcaaacctGCAGAGTTCTCAATTTCTTCATCTTGACATCCAAATAATCTGATTCGTTGTCACTATCAAATACAGGATAATAAGCTGTCAATGTCACGTTATAATGAACACGACCAGTGCACTCGAGATCTGTTTTACTCAgacatttttctaattaatgaattaattatatatcagaaaaatatatagaaatgaaaatttaaaaatttatcgttttatataattaccaCTAGCAGAAATGGACGAAACAAGGAGCACtgtgaaggaaaaaattaataaaatctgttTTTCCATTCTGTCAATACAAAGTCACAACTTTATATCCCAAGATTGGTCGTACAGCACATCGATGTAATAACTGGGTCTGTCGCTGcgatttataaaacatattgtgTAAGCTGATGTGTCAACCATTGGAATTTgtcaatctttcaaaaatcgaaagaagaacatcgtattttaaattattttaaattataaataaaatgaagatacagatccattaaattttttataatttaaattatttttctatgtatGCTATTTCTACTTGAATGAAAGTGTatgtttattcattataatgaaAGATTGACTATTGTGACAAAATCAGCAACAATGTatacaaaaggaaaaattttaaattcaaaatctttaacaaatatat is a window encoding:
- the LOC100576758 gene encoding uncharacterized protein LOC100576758 produces the protein MEKQILLIFSFTVLLVSSISASEKCLSKTDLECTGRVHYNVTLTAYYPVFDSDNESDYLDVKMKKLRTLQDFLDGRTEFVTVSMDLDSGIPYGTKLCIPELNAKFLRQIPLQARDRSHYNDVKTNSPDFSHVDICVRTEEDTYDNSVNGIVTLYV